CGGTGCGGCCCTGGCACTGGACCGAAAACGGTACCGGGTACCCAAAGATCTCCGGACTTGGATCCGGGTGCGGGACCGAACCTGTCGCTTCCCGGGCTGTGGGGTGTCGGCCGGTTCCTGCGAAGCGGACCACACGGTGCCTTGGTGTGAAGGCGGAGCCACAGATCATGGGAACCTGGGGTCGTGGTGCCGCAAACACCACAAACTCAAGAGCGAGGCTCTCTGGAAAGCGGATCAGCCCACACCGGGGGAGTTCGAGTTCCGGTCCGTCCTGGGCCGGCGTTATCAAACCCGGTCCGATCCACCGACGGCTGCGGTCCCTGCTGGTTTTCCTGCCGCGGTATTGCAGGCGGATCCGTACCCGGACCCTGGTCCACCGCCGTTCTAGGTCCGGCCGGTTGAAGTCCGGTCCTCGTGATGCCTTCCGGCGCCCTCCTGCGCGCTACAGCCGGCGCAGGTAGCGTTCCGGACCGTTGAGGAAACTCTTCCAATTGGTCACCAAGTCGAGTTCGTCCCACTCACGCTCCCGGAATCCCCACGGACCCAGTTCGAGGATCCGGGCTCCCGGAAGCGAGGCGAGAAGCGGCGAGTGGGTGGAGAGCAGAACCTGCGACTTGCCGTCTGCAAGCTTCTCCTTAAGCACACCCAGCAGGGCCATGCACCCGGAGAAGGACAAAGCGGACTCGGGTTCGTCCAGCACCCACAGCCCCGGGCCGCGGAACCTGTCTTCCGCCAGGGCCAGGAAGGATTCCCCGTGCGAGAGCGAATGGAACTCCACATCCAGGTGGGATGTGGAGGGGTTCTGCTCCAGGTAGGTGAAGAAGCCGTGCATCGTCTCGGCACGCAGGAAGTAGCCCCGCTTCGTCCCGCCGGGATTACGCACCAGCTGCA
This genomic stretch from Arthrobacter sp. zg-Y1110 harbors:
- a CDS encoding AAA family ATPase; translated protein: MFTDRYPIRQVREHPLEPLDRQKWPATLPPVAQLLKEGLDLAQATVFVGENGSGKSTLIESVALAFGLSPEGGSTGARHTTRSTESELSRHLQLVRNPGGTKRGYFLRAETMHGFFTYLEQNPSTSHLDVEFHSLSHGESFLALAEDRFRGPGLWVLDEPESALSFSGCMALLGVLKEKLADGKSQVLLSTHSPLLASLPGARILELGPWGFREREWDELDLVTNWKSFLNGPERYLRRL